GGGACGCGAGGTGCGGGAATTTATTGAACGCGATTTAGGTGCGGAGGCCTTGAAGAACTCGGTGGTAATAGTGGCCACGTCCGATCAGGCAGCCCAGGTTCGCGTGAAAGCTGCTATGACCGCCACAGCGGTCGCTGAGTACTTCCGCGATCAGGGTCAAGAGGTCATGTTGTTGATGGATTCCCTAACCCGGGTCGCCATGGCGCAGCGTGAAATCGGGCTGGCGGTGGGTGAACCGCCGACCACCAAGGGATACACCCCCTCCGTATTTGCGTTGCTGCCGCGATTGTTGGAACGGGCCGGCACCAATCCCTATGCCAGTATCACCGGGCTGTACGCGGTCCTGGTGGAGAGTGATGATCTGACCGAACCCATTGCCGACGCCGCCCGCTCAGTACTGGATGGGCACATCGTGCTCTCGCGCGACCGTGCCAACCGGGGCCAATACCCGGCAGTGGACGTACTCCAGAGCGTCAGCCGTCTGCGGCGGGAAATCACCGACGAGGAGCAAATCAAGCTCGTGCAGCTGGTAGTGGAGGTGCTCTCGGAATATCACGATTCGGAAGACCTGATCAACATTGGCGCCTACAGTCCCGGCAGCAATCCCCGTATTGACCATGCCATTGCCAATATTGATAAGGTGAACGACTATCTGATCCAGGAAGGACATATTAAGTCCAATTATGACGAGGCCAGAGCTGAGCTGGTCAAGCTGTGTGCTGAAATGGAGACGGCTCGTGGCTAGGAAAGGCTTTCAGCATAAGCGGCTGCTTGACGTCAAGGCCCTGATTCTGAACATCAAATCCCTGGCCTTGCGGGAATCGGAAGACATGCATCGCAACCGGTCCAAACGATTAGGCGAAATTCGTGCTCAAAAGCGGGCTCACCTTGATGCAGACAATCCCACTGGCGGCCATCAGCCAGTATCCAGCCGTGACCTGCAGATACACACCTGGTACACCGAGCAGCTCAACGAAGACCTTCGACGCCAGGTACACAAGGTTAGAATGGCGGAGCAGGAGGTGCGGCAGCGGCGAAAGGTGGTTGAGAAATCCGCTAAGGAAAAGCGGACCCTGGAGAAGCTGAAAGAGCACCAGGACCGGGCCGCCCGCCAGGAGACGGAGCGTGAGGAGCAGCGGCAACTGGACGAGATTGCCGGACGACAGCACTCTCGTGGGGAAGGACCGGAGCCATCATGAAGAAAGTCCTCCTGGGCCTCGCCGCGGCATTGATGTTTTTCGTACTTATGATTGTAGTGTTCTTTCTCATTTTCCTTCTATCCGAAGGGGAAGGAGAACTTGCGGAAGAGGGATGGCCGGTATCAGATAAAGAATTGCAGGAGATTATCCAGCAGCGTGACTCTTTGCTGGCTGACGTGGATAGTCTTGTTGCTGTCGTGGCGGTAAGTAATACTGCCCTTGACAGCCTGGGACAGGAGTTGGCTTTCAGGGAGGCCACGGTCAAGTCGCTGGAAAGTCGCCTGCAAGGTAAAGATGCGGAGATCGAATCTCTGCGTCGAGTGGACGTAAATGCTCAAGATATGGCCAGGACGTTTGCCACCATGACGGCGGCCGAACTGACACCCATTATCGCCAAACTCAGCGACGAGGTGGTCCTGGACATTTACAAGCATACAGTCACTAAACGAAGGAAAGTCCTATTGGCAGCTCTCGGCGATGCTCGTGCCGCAGCGCTGACCAACAGGCTAGTGAAACGAAAAGGAAGCTGATGATGAACAGTGGTGGAGCCCAGGTCTCCCAGGCGGGTTCTCCCCAGTTGACCAGCATGAAGGGGAAAGGCAACGGTGCCCTAGCGGCATCGCTGGCCGGCTCTCTTTTCTCTCTGGTCCCCGGTGCCGGTAAAAGCGCCCAGGGATTCGAGGGTCTGCTGCAGCAACTGCTGGGACACCTGCCTGGGCTGGGCAAGCAACTAACTCGCAAGCCGGTGGTTGCGGGCCAGAATCCACCAGAGGGACAGGTTATTTCACGTCCCAAGGTGGCGGCCCCGAACCGGCGGTCAACGGGTTCGGCGAATGCCCCTGTTCTTCGGTTTGGTGAGGCAACCTGGAGATCACCAACCCCGCAAATTCCTGAAGGGCTCGGGATCCAAGTTCCCGGTGCTCAACAGGAGGGGGTGTTATCCTCGGTCGTTGTACCGGCTGAGGAGGTGAGTCCGGGCGGTGCTTCAATGAAGGCTTCCAAGCAACCTGGTTCGGGCGCTGGTTTTCCGGCCTCGGGTCAAGTCCCGCGGCACCGTCCAGCCTCCCACACCCGATCCCAGCCTGGTCTGGGGACATCACCGTCCCGGCAGGCTGAGGGCGTGCGCGGGTCCCCTCCCGACGGAGGGTCCGTGCCGACTCGTAAGGGAAGGGTTCTGGACGGCGGGAAGCCAGCCGAGCCGGCCGGTGTGATGGCGAAAGCGGGCGTTGTGACGAACACCCGGGCGTCTGGAGTTCAACCGACGGTCAATACCGCTGGACAGCAGTCGGAATCTGAAGGCACTGCGGTGTCTTCCCGTTCGGCTGGCGTCCATGGGAACTCCCGCCCAGCTCGCTCCGCTGGTCCACCGACTGGCAAGCCAGCCCACGTGCTGCCTGCGGCCGGTAATAATCAGTCGGACGCCCCTTCATCGGGGGTGCAACGACCGAGTGACCCGTCACGGTCAGATAGCCGGCCGGGGATTGACGTGAGGCCTTCTCGTCCTCGCACTGGTAGCCGGATATCGTCCAACCGTATGCAAGTCCATACGGAGCCGGACCATTCCCCCCAGGGGATTAACGGTAAGGCTAAGGGCGTGACCTCCGGGATGGTGGTCAAGCAGCCCCACCCGCGCGTGCCTTTGACTCGGTCTGATACGGTCGAGCCCAGGCCGCAGGGAGGAGCCGACGGCAATCCAGCCGAAGGGCGCATATCGAACCAGGGGAGGCTGGGAATGAACCTTCCCCAACCGGATCGTCCTGTAGTGCCGGTGACGGCACAGGGGACATCCGGAAGTACCTCTTCGAGCAGGGCAGCGACAGAGCGATCAACCGGACGCGGGACATCCCGGGTGCGGATTGATGGCCAACGTTCAGCTGCGTCCCTGCGAGTAGAGGATAGCAGGGGGAGTGGTTCCCATTCTGCGACCAGCCTCACCAACCAGGACGGATTGCGGCGTTCCCCGTCCAACGACGAGCGGATCAGCCGCGGTTTCGTCAAACCCGTTCAGGTTGGGGTTCAAAGAAGCGGTGAGCGTTGGGGGGATGAGTCCCCTGCTCCCCTGACCCATTCCCTGCCGACATCGGCCCCAGCACCGCTGGAAGTGTCCGCCAGTTTGGCTTCACTTGCCCGGCTGACAGTACTCTACTACAGCCGCTTTGCTGGCGGTGAACAGCGCAGCAGCGTGTTCACTTTCAACGGCGGTTCGCTGGGTAATGTCCAACTCACATTCCAGGAAAGTAATGCCGCAACCACCCTGCATATTGTAGTGGAATCGCCTGAGGCGCGCCAGATGCTCCAGAGGGCGCTACCAAATCTTGAGCAGGAGTGGGCCCATCAAGGACTGAACTTTTCTGATGTGAACGTGGAGGTAGGGGATACCGGTCGTGGGAGTGGTTTCCTAAGCCAGGGAAATCCCACCCGGACCCCAGCCCTCGAATCAGCGGTGATCGATGAGGTCGCTGCTGATGAAGAATCTGAGGGCGTCAGAAACTACGGTTACAATACCGTGGAATTTGTCGCTTGAGAAAGGAGTAAATCCATGGTAGATGCCACACAGGCCACCGGTGGCAGCCTGGTTTTCACAGAAGGAATCCAGTCCAACAACAGTGTGACCATCACCCATGATGAGTTTTTGACGCTGTTGATTGCGGAGCTGGAGAACCAGGATCCCTTGGCTCCCATGCAGAGCCAGGAGATGGCCGCCCAGCTGGCCCAGTTTGGCAGCCTGGAACGCCTGTACAGTATCGACCGGCAAATCGGTGAGAGTCTCAATGTCGACCTGTTGATGACCCAGGCGGTCAACAACACGATGGCCGCGAACCTCATCGGCAGAGAGCTGGTCGCTGTCGGGGATAGTATTCTCTTGAAGGACGGCGGTGCCACGCTCCACTTTAAGCTGGAGGATCCCGCCGCGGAAGTGACTATCACTATCCTCGATGAATCAGGACAGGCAGTCCGGACTATCAGACGTGAAGACCTGCTTGATGGCGAGCAGGAGGTCGTGTGGAACGGAGCCGACGATGCTGGTCGGTTACTGTCCGAGGGTGTCTATCGCTTCAATATCACCGCCAGGGACGCGGATGGCAACCCAGTGAATGCTGTCACCACCGCGTCAGGCATCATTACCGGGATCAGTTATGAAACCGGTATGGCCGTTCTGCTGGTGGGTGATTTGGAGTTCCCCATGGGCAACGTGATTTCCATCCGCATACCGGAGGATTAGACATGCGACCAGAAGAGTTGGAACTCCGTACACGACTACAGCCGCTTAGGCCGCCGCAAGCGGGGCCGGGATCGCGCACTCAAGGCGCGACCTCAGCGGAGAAAAAATCCGCCTTCTCCAAAGTGCTGGCCGGAGAGCTGGCCTCCCGGGGGCAGGCAGCCGGTATATCGACTCCGACAACCGGTGTTGAATTCTCCGCCCATGCCCTGACGCGGCTGCAGGAGCGGAACGTCATGCTATCACCTCACAACCTGCAACGCCTGGACCAGGGAGTCCGGCTGGCGGAACGGAAAGGCAGTGTCAATACTCTGGTCCTCATGGACGACACGGCCTTCATCGTGAGCGTGAAGAATAAAAAGGTGATTACGGCAATCACCAAAGATGCGGCTGTTGCAAATGTGTTTACACAGATCGACAGCGCGACGATAGTTTGACATAGAAACGGCAAGGCTGGCCCCAACAAGCCCTCCTGAAATTTCAGGAGTGGCGTTCAGGGAAGCCTTGATCCTGCCGAACGACAGAAGCAGGGTCTTTGCCAAAACCTGAAATGATAAGGGGATTTTACAATGCTGAGGTCACTTACATCAGCAGTAACGGGGTTGAAAAACTTCACGGTCCAGCTGGACGTGTTGGGTAACAACCTCGCCAATATCCGGACCCTTGGGTTTAAGAGTAACCGGGTAACTTTCGCGGATGCTCGAGCCCAAGCGCTGACGGGACAAAAACAGGTTGGTCTGGGCGTGAATCTCAATGCCACCGACCTGGATTTCACCCAAGGAAACCTGGAGTTTACCGGTACGATTACCGACCTGGCCATCGCTGGGAATTCGTTTTTCATCCTGAGCGATGGCGAAAAGAACCGGTATAGTCGCGCCGGGAACTTCTTCTTCGACAACCAGGGCATCCTGATCAATCCGAATGGATTGGCCGTCCAGGGTTGGAGAGCCGACCAGGCAGGGGAGATTAACACCTCCGGTCCGTTGCAGGACCTCTTCCTGGACAAGAACCTGACCTCTCCGGCGGTCGAGACAGAAACCGTCTTTATGTCCGGGAATCTGGACGCCACTCTCGTGCCCATGGCGCAGGTGTTAGCATCGGGTATTCCGCTTACCCTGCGGGTGGATGACAGTGCCGCGTCTGAAACGGATAACCTTAACGATCTGAATCAGACGGCCACACC
This genomic window from Candidatus Neomarinimicrobiota bacterium contains:
- a CDS encoding FliI/YscN family ATPase, translated to MTLSDHLSPDLARRFGQLDIVDPYRIDGRVTEVVGLIVEATCPDGSVGDLCTIDVEGSEPIRAEVMGFRDGKMLLMPLDATVGVAVGSKVTLSPEALTIPVGPQLLGRIIDGMGRPIDGKGPIQAKRYQSVYNQPPDPMTRTIITKPFSTGIRSIDGLLTIGCGQRIGIFSGSGVGKSVLLGMIARHTDAQVNVIGLVGERGREVREFIERDLGAEALKNSVVIVATSDQAAQVRVKAAMTATAVAEYFRDQGQEVMLLMDSLTRVAMAQREIGLAVGEPPTTKGYTPSVFALLPRLLERAGTNPYASITGLYAVLVESDDLTEPIADAARSVLDGHIVLSRDRANRGQYPAVDVLQSVSRLRREITDEEQIKLVQLVVEVLSEYHDSEDLINIGAYSPGSNPRIDHAIANIDKVNDYLIQEGHIKSNYDEARAELVKLCAEMETARG
- the fliJ gene encoding flagellar export protein FliJ, producing MARKGFQHKRLLDVKALILNIKSLALRESEDMHRNRSKRLGEIRAQKRAHLDADNPTGGHQPVSSRDLQIHTWYTEQLNEDLRRQVHKVRMAEQEVRQRRKVVEKSAKEKRTLEKLKEHQDRAARQETEREEQRQLDEIAGRQHSRGEGPEPS
- a CDS encoding flagellar hook-length control protein FliK; its protein translation is MMNSGGAQVSQAGSPQLTSMKGKGNGALAASLAGSLFSLVPGAGKSAQGFEGLLQQLLGHLPGLGKQLTRKPVVAGQNPPEGQVISRPKVAAPNRRSTGSANAPVLRFGEATWRSPTPQIPEGLGIQVPGAQQEGVLSSVVVPAEEVSPGGASMKASKQPGSGAGFPASGQVPRHRPASHTRSQPGLGTSPSRQAEGVRGSPPDGGSVPTRKGRVLDGGKPAEPAGVMAKAGVVTNTRASGVQPTVNTAGQQSESEGTAVSSRSAGVHGNSRPARSAGPPTGKPAHVLPAAGNNQSDAPSSGVQRPSDPSRSDSRPGIDVRPSRPRTGSRISSNRMQVHTEPDHSPQGINGKAKGVTSGMVVKQPHPRVPLTRSDTVEPRPQGGADGNPAEGRISNQGRLGMNLPQPDRPVVPVTAQGTSGSTSSSRAATERSTGRGTSRVRIDGQRSAASLRVEDSRGSGSHSATSLTNQDGLRRSPSNDERISRGFVKPVQVGVQRSGERWGDESPAPLTHSLPTSAPAPLEVSASLASLARLTVLYYSRFAGGEQRSSVFTFNGGSLGNVQLTFQESNAATTLHIVVESPEARQMLQRALPNLEQEWAHQGLNFSDVNVEVGDTGRGSGFLSQGNPTRTPALESAVIDEVAADEESEGVRNYGYNTVEFVA
- a CDS encoding flagellar hook assembly protein FlgD: MVDATQATGGSLVFTEGIQSNNSVTITHDEFLTLLIAELENQDPLAPMQSQEMAAQLAQFGSLERLYSIDRQIGESLNVDLLMTQAVNNTMAANLIGRELVAVGDSILLKDGGATLHFKLEDPAAEVTITILDESGQAVRTIRREDLLDGEQEVVWNGADDAGRLLSEGVYRFNITARDADGNPVNAVTTASGIITGISYETGMAVLLVGDLEFPMGNVISIRIPED
- a CDS encoding TIGR02530 family flagellar biosynthesis protein; this encodes MRPEELELRTRLQPLRPPQAGPGSRTQGATSAEKKSAFSKVLAGELASRGQAAGISTPTTGVEFSAHALTRLQERNVMLSPHNLQRLDQGVRLAERKGSVNTLVLMDDTAFIVSVKNKKVITAITKDAAVANVFTQIDSATIV